A genomic region of Octopus sinensis linkage group LG2, ASM634580v1, whole genome shotgun sequence contains the following coding sequences:
- the LOC115228090 gene encoding CAAX prenyl protease 2, with the protein MEPVLFALHAWQAVLLCLLFAVIYVGSLYAWINNTNRTRDHPEIIKRRFVSVGIVALIVPPLLWCFSKYQTSTNPDGRTLFEWLGLRFWGFIPAFVLPLLLTMVLFSGPLYLHYIDGVFSLYLEPKYWSSSFKSLIWLRNHLVAPFSEEFIFRACMLPVLVPSFGEWYAVFCCPLFFGVAHFHHMIETVIFGHQAVKDALKQSIFQLFYTTIFGAYSAFLFLRTGHLVAPVIAHAFCNHMGFPPFNEVMAHQQPGRTKIIFFFIAGLSAWLILLYPLTDPSFYSNVVYNL; encoded by the coding sequence ATGGAGCCCGTCTTGTTTGCTCTACACGCCTGGCAAGCTGTTTTACTTTGCTTGCTTTTTGCTGTTATTTATGTTGGCAGTCTGTATGCTTGGATTAACAATACCAACAGAACTCGAGATCACCCTGAAATTATCAAACGAAGATTTGTCAGTGTCGGTATAGTTGCATTAATTGTACCACCTCTTTTGTGGTGCTTCAGCAAGTACCAAACTTCCACCAATCCTGATGGCCGCACTTTATTTGAATGGCTAGGGCTACGTTTCTGGGGATTTATACCTGCATTTGTACTCCCCCTACTACTTACTATGGTCTTGTTCTCTGGTCcactttatttacattacattGATGGTGTATTTAGCTTGTATTTGGAACCGAAATATTGGTCAAGTAGTTTTAAGTCACTAATCTGGCTCCGGAATCATTTAGTGGCTCCATTTTCGGAAGAATTCATATTCCGGGCTTGTATGTTACCGGTTTTGGTTCCGTCTTTTGGAGAATGGTATGCCGTTTTCTGTTGTCCACTCTTCTTCGGGGTCGCTCACTTTCACCACATGATCGAAACGGTTATATTCGGACACCAAGCAGTTAAAGATGCCTTGAAGCAGTCTATTTTCCAATTGTTCTATACCACTATATTTGGAGCCTACTCAGCATTCCTCTTTCTACGAACTGGTCACTTAGTGGCGCCTGTCATTGCACACgcattttgcaaccacatgggaTTTCCACCTTTCAACGAAGTAATGGCTCATCAACAACCTGGACGAACCaaaatcattttcttctttattgctGGACTTTCTGCTTGGTTGATTCTTCTTTATCCTCTCACCGACCCAAGTTTTTATTCCAACGTAGTATATAATCTATAA